The following coding sequences are from one Sylvia atricapilla isolate bSylAtr1 chromosome 23, bSylAtr1.pri, whole genome shotgun sequence window:
- the ZBTB16 gene encoding zinc finger and BTB domain-containing protein 16 isoform X2: MDLTKMGLIQLQNPCHPTGLLHKANQMRLAGTLCDVVIMVDSQEFHAHRTVLACTSKMFEILFHRNSQHYTLDFLSPKTFQQILEYAYTATLQAKVEDLDDLLYAAEILEIEYLEEQCLKILETIQASEDNDAEVTMADGGATTTTEEEEERKSRYIKGLFISKPTGEEGGYAGMASQSLPTATVEQSPSASASYCSLSSMSPTKAAVDSLMTIGQSLLQGALPPSAPEDSRSATTSRPSGLAEVKTEAMQVDEASSHDSPRTAEPSASGGEKPDEKGKEGPGTPTRSSVITSARELHYTREEGAEPPPEPGQGLPLGPEPSAAAPGEKPLGIYSLLPNHKTEPVLGVPPTVASALHVQPALAVSMDFSAYGGLLPQGFIQRELFSKLGELAAGMKTESRALGEQCSVCGAELPDNETLEQHRKLHSGMKTYGCELCGKRFLDSLRLRMHLLAHSGLTDFVSCRAAAVAKPPRLPRSRLPAPSRADLVFRAAPRRISVCKTKCFDGGRLQECLEAVWSFMGCAVRAVLARRAGLPGMGSVIFSLWRGCCRKEWQWQG, encoded by the exons ATGGATCTGACTAAGATGGGGCTGATCCAGCTGCAGAACCCCTGCCACCCCACCGGGCTGCTGCACAAAGCCAACCAGATGCGCCTGGCGGGGACGCTGTGCGACGTGGTCATCATGGTGGACAGCCAGGAGTTCCACGCACACCGGACCGTGCTGGCCTGCACCAGCAAGATGTTTGAGATTCTCTTCCACCGCAACAGCCAGCACTACACCCTGGACTTCCTCTCGCCAAAGACGTTCCAGCAAATCCTGGAGTACGCGTACACCGCCACCCTACAAGCCAAGGTCGAGGACCTGGATGACCTGCTCTATGCTGCCGAGATCCTGGAAATAGAGTACTTGGAGGAGCAGTGCCTGAAGATCCTGGAGACTATACAGGCTTCTGAGGACAATGACGCCGAGGTCACCATGGCTGATGGAggtgccaccaccaccactgaggaggaggaggagaggaagtCGAGGTACATCAAGGGCCTCTTCATCTCCAAGCCAACTGGTGAGGAAGGTGGCTACGCTGGCATGGCCAGCCAGAGTCTGCCAACAGCCACAGTTGAGCAGAGCCCCTCTGCCTCCGCATCCTACTGCTCCCTCTCTTCCATGAGCCCCACCAAGGCGGCTGTGGACAGCTTAATGACCATCGGGcagtccctgctgcagggcGCCCTGCCACCCAGTGCCCCCGAGGACTCCCGCTCTGCCACCACCAGCCGCCCCTCTGGCCTCGCCGAAGTCAAAACTGAAGCAATGCAGGTGGATGAGGCCTCCAGCCATGACAGCCCCCGGACAGCCGAGCCCAGCGCCTCCGGTGGGGAGAAGCCTGACGAGAAGGGCAAGGAAGGACCCGGCACCCCGACCCGCAGCAGTGTCATCACCAGTGCCCGTGAACTGCACTACACCCGtgaggagggtgctgagccGCCCCCTGAGCCTGGCCAGGGGCTGCCGCTGGGGCCGGAGCCAtccgccgctgccccgggagAGAAGCCCTTGGGCATCTACTCGCTGCTGCCGAACCACAAGACTGAGCCGGTGCTCGGCGTGCCGCCCACTGTGGCGTCCGCCCTGCACGTGCAGCCGGCCCTGGCCGTCTCCATGGACTTCAGCGCCTATGGCgggctgctgccccagggcttCATCCAGCGGGAGCTGTTCAGCAAGCTgggggagctggcagctggcatGAAGAcggagagcagagccctgggtgaGCAGTGCAGcgtgtgtggggcagagctgccgGACAACGAGACCCTCGAGCAGCACAG GAAGCTGCACAGTGGGATGAAGACATACGGATGTGAGCTGTGCGGGAAGCGGTTCCTGGACAGCTTGCGGCTGCGAATGCACTTACTGGCTCACTCAG GCTTGACAGATTTTGTTTCCTGTCGAGCGGCGGCGGTGGCGAAGCCCCCCCGGTTGCCAAGGAGCCGCCTCCCCGCACCGTCACGGGCTGATTTGGTATTCCGTGCGGCGCCCCGCCGCATTTCTGTATGCAAGACAAAGTGTTTTGATGGAGGACGATTGCAGGAGTGTCTGGAGGCTGTTTGGAGTTTTATGGGCTGTGCAGTACGCGCCGTGCTCGCTCGCCGTGCGGGGCTGCCAGGGATGGGGTCtgtcattttttccctgtggagaGGATGCTGCCGCAAAGAGTGGCAGTGGCAGGGGTGA